A genomic stretch from Cellulomonas sp. KRMCY2 includes:
- the pknB gene encoding Stk1 family PASTA domain-containing Ser/Thr kinase yields the protein MVDDAPRILGGRYEVGELIGRGGMAEVHIGHDTRLGRTVAIKILRSDLARDPSFQARFRREAQAAASLNHPAIVAVYDTGEDVFTEPTGGGVAHVPFIVMEYVEGHTVRDILRDGAAVPIEEAVEITTGVLSALEYSHHAGIVHRDIKPANVMLTPTGAVKVMDFGIARAMADAAGTMTQTQAVIGTAQYLSPEQARGEQVDARSDLYSTGCLLFELLTGRPPFIGDSPVAVAYQHAREEAQPPSTFASDVPDGLDRITMKALAKDRDQRYSTAAEFRSDLESAVRGGHINAPAVGALGAAAFGAGALGAGAAGLGGGPATAATQVIRAGVSPAQVVPAANPWGQVGAEPTGPAAHRYPDPEDEEPNRRWVVWALVVVAIAAIGGILWLLTQGDPAGPTEPTTVTLKDLTGMEESLAQNEIEDLGLTYKPLTEASADVAEGHVVRTNPGAGEVPAASTVEVWISGGPDAVTIPTLTNFTQVDARATLEGLGFDEILTRTEDNPSVLKDAVIGTEPAAGESVAPNTPITLILSTGQVELVDLTGKLEAEARQILVDLRLIPTITQEESDEPVGTVIRQSRTPGPVPQGADVTLTIAIARAPAQVTVPDVVGMTWPNAQSMLGSYNLNAEKVDEPNADILTKGLVIRTEPGAGTNVDEGSTVRVIVSSGPGPDATQAP from the coding sequence GTGGTGGACGACGCACCTCGGATCCTCGGCGGCCGCTACGAGGTCGGCGAGCTCATCGGGCGCGGCGGGATGGCCGAGGTTCACATCGGCCACGACACGCGCCTCGGCCGTACCGTGGCGATCAAGATCCTGCGCTCGGACCTCGCTCGCGACCCCTCCTTCCAGGCCCGGTTCCGTCGCGAGGCCCAGGCCGCCGCGAGCCTCAACCACCCGGCGATCGTCGCGGTCTACGACACCGGCGAGGACGTCTTCACCGAGCCGACCGGCGGCGGCGTCGCGCACGTCCCGTTCATCGTCATGGAGTACGTCGAGGGCCACACCGTCCGCGACATCCTGCGCGACGGCGCGGCCGTGCCGATCGAGGAGGCCGTGGAGATCACCACCGGCGTCCTCTCGGCGCTCGAGTACTCCCACCACGCGGGCATCGTGCACCGCGACATCAAGCCCGCCAACGTCATGCTCACCCCGACCGGCGCGGTCAAGGTGATGGACTTCGGGATCGCCCGGGCCATGGCCGACGCCGCCGGGACGATGACCCAGACCCAGGCCGTCATCGGCACCGCGCAGTACCTGTCACCCGAGCAGGCGCGTGGCGAGCAGGTCGACGCCCGCAGCGACCTGTACTCGACGGGCTGCCTGCTGTTCGAGCTGCTCACCGGACGTCCGCCGTTCATCGGCGACTCGCCCGTCGCTGTCGCGTACCAGCACGCCCGCGAGGAGGCCCAGCCGCCCAGCACCTTCGCCTCGGACGTGCCGGACGGCCTGGACCGGATCACGATGAAGGCGCTCGCGAAGGATCGCGACCAGCGCTACAGCACGGCCGCCGAGTTCCGCTCCGACCTCGAGTCCGCGGTCCGTGGCGGGCACATCAACGCCCCGGCCGTCGGCGCCCTGGGCGCGGCCGCGTTCGGTGCGGGCGCTCTGGGCGCCGGCGCAGCCGGCCTCGGTGGCGGCCCGGCCACGGCTGCGACGCAGGTGATCCGCGCGGGCGTCTCACCGGCGCAGGTCGTCCCCGCCGCCAACCCGTGGGGCCAGGTCGGCGCCGAGCCCACCGGACCCGCGGCGCACCGCTACCCCGATCCGGAGGACGAGGAGCCGAACCGCCGTTGGGTCGTCTGGGCCCTCGTCGTGGTCGCGATCGCGGCCATCGGCGGCATCCTGTGGCTGCTGACCCAGGGTGACCCTGCCGGTCCGACGGAGCCGACGACGGTAACGCTCAAGGACCTCACCGGCATGGAGGAGAGCCTCGCGCAGAACGAGATCGAGGACCTCGGCCTGACCTACAAGCCCCTGACCGAGGCCAGCGCCGACGTCGCCGAGGGCCACGTCGTCCGCACGAACCCCGGGGCCGGCGAGGTGCCCGCGGCCAGCACCGTCGAGGTGTGGATCTCCGGCGGACCCGACGCGGTGACGATCCCGACCCTGACGAACTTCACCCAGGTCGATGCCCGCGCGACCCTCGAGGGGCTCGGCTTCGACGAGATCCTGACCCGCACGGAGGACAACCCCTCCGTGCTCAAGGACGCCGTCATCGGCACCGAACCGGCCGCCGGGGAGTCCGTCGCGCCCAACACCCCGATCACCCTGATCCTGTCCACCGGCCAGGTCGAGCTCGTGGACCTCACCGGCAAGCTGGAGGCCGAGGCGCGGCAGATCCTGGTCGACCTGCGCCTGATCCCGACGATCACGCAGGAGGAGAGCGACGAGCCGGTCGGCACCGTGATCAGGCAGTCGCGGACCCCCGGACCGGTGCCGCAGGGCGCCGACGTCACCCTGACGATCGCGATCGCGCGGGCACCGGCGCAGGTGACGGTCCCGGACGTCGTGGGGATGACCTGGCCCAACGCGCAGAGCATGCTCGGCAGCTACAACCTCAACGCCGAGAAGGTCGACGAGCCCAACGCGGACATCCTGACGAAGGGTCTCGTGATCCGGACGGAGCCCGGCGCCGGCACCAACGTCGACGAGGGCAGCACCGTGCGCGTCATCGTCTCGAGCGGCCCAGGCCCGGACGCCACCCAGGCACCCTGA
- a CDS encoding penicillin-binding protein 2, whose product MNTPLRRLATVVVVMFLALMGGATWVQFVQAGDLNLDPRNVRTLYREYGNARGPIVVGGNAIAASTPIDDPFGYQRAYTAGELYAPVTGFYSVVYGRDGIEEWMNTELNGSADSLFYARLEDLITGRQPQGAAVELTIDPVVQQAAWDALGDQRGAVVAIDPTTGAILAMVSKPSYDPNVLAGHDTAAVNEAWTALQAAEGNPMSNRAIAGTTYPPGSTFKLITAAAALESGMTPQTELAAPVELDLPQTSAMLGNFGGAACSPTGTLSLADALRISCNTAFGQLGLDLGDDALRAQAEAFGFDAPLNVPMRVAESHFPADPDAPQTAMSAIGQYEVRVTPLQMAMVSAAVANGGVQMRPYLVQSVRSSDLTVVSETSPTELSRPISSVTAAALRDMMVGVVASGSGQAAQIAGVQVAGKTGTAQTTEDVAPHAWFTAFAPADNPRVAIAVVVENGGAMGSEATGGQVAAPIARAVIEAVLAR is encoded by the coding sequence ATGAACACTCCGCTGCGTCGTCTCGCGACAGTCGTCGTCGTCATGTTCCTCGCCCTGATGGGCGGTGCGACCTGGGTCCAGTTCGTCCAGGCCGGCGACCTCAACCTCGACCCGCGCAACGTCCGCACCCTGTACCGCGAGTACGGCAACGCACGCGGGCCGATCGTCGTGGGCGGCAACGCGATCGCCGCCTCGACCCCGATCGACGACCCCTTCGGCTACCAGCGCGCCTACACCGCCGGCGAGCTCTACGCACCGGTGACCGGGTTCTACTCGGTCGTCTACGGCCGCGACGGCATCGAGGAATGGATGAACACCGAGCTCAACGGCTCGGCCGACTCCCTGTTCTACGCCCGCCTCGAGGACCTCATCACGGGCCGCCAGCCACAGGGGGCTGCGGTCGAGCTGACGATCGACCCGGTCGTGCAGCAGGCCGCGTGGGACGCCCTGGGTGATCAGCGCGGAGCCGTCGTGGCGATCGACCCGACCACCGGGGCGATCCTGGCCATGGTCTCGAAGCCGAGCTACGACCCGAACGTGCTCGCCGGCCACGACACCGCCGCAGTCAACGAGGCGTGGACGGCGCTGCAGGCCGCCGAGGGCAACCCGATGTCCAACCGCGCGATCGCCGGCACCACCTACCCGCCGGGCTCGACCTTCAAGCTGATCACGGCAGCCGCCGCCCTGGAGTCGGGGATGACGCCGCAGACCGAGCTCGCCGCACCGGTCGAGCTCGACCTGCCGCAGACCTCGGCGATGCTCGGCAACTTCGGCGGCGCCGCCTGCAGCCCGACCGGCACGCTGAGCCTCGCCGACGCGCTGCGCATCTCGTGCAACACGGCGTTCGGCCAGCTCGGCCTCGACCTGGGCGACGACGCCCTGCGCGCGCAGGCCGAGGCCTTCGGCTTCGACGCCCCGCTGAACGTGCCGATGCGGGTCGCCGAGAGCCACTTCCCGGCCGACCCGGACGCACCCCAGACGGCGATGTCGGCGATCGGCCAGTACGAGGTGCGCGTGACGCCGCTGCAGATGGCCATGGTCTCGGCGGCCGTGGCCAACGGCGGCGTCCAGATGCGGCCCTACCTCGTGCAGTCGGTCCGCAGCTCGGACCTGACGGTCGTCTCGGAGACCAGCCCGACCGAGCTGTCCCGGCCGATCTCGTCGGTCACGGCCGCCGCGCTGCGGGACATGATGGTCGGCGTCGTCGCCTCCGGCAGCGGCCAGGCGGCCCAGATCGCCGGCGTCCAGGTCGCGGGCAAGACGGGTACCGCGCAGACGACCGAGGACGTCGCACCGCACGCCTGGTTCACGGCCTTCGCGCCGGCCGACAACCCGCGGGTGGCCATCGCCGTCGTCGTCGAGAACGGCGGCGCGATGGGTAGCGAGGCCACCGGTGGCCAGGTCGCTGCACCCATCGCCAGGGCCGTCATCGAGGCGGTGCTCGCCCGATGA
- a CDS encoding Stp1/IreP family PP2C-type Ser/Thr phosphatase, which produces MTIALRYAARSDVGLVRSNNQDSAYAGPHLLAVADGMGGHAGGDVASSVAVAHLAPLDDEAHGPDDALAELGNALSAAHDELLARAEEDPELAGLGTTVTALLRSGNKLAMAHIGDSRAYLLRDGELAQVTTDHSFVQHLVNTGKITAEEAEHHPQRSVLLRVLGDFDMEIVPDMSVREARAGDRWLLCSDGLSGVVSADTMAETLRDVADIDACADQLVQLALRGGAPDNVTVVLGDVVEVDALPDGAAPSTTSHVVGAAALDRHRPTVGGQGAAARAAAHSARARADRDAEADAAGKPENRTPTPRTDEEEPEPSRTLRRVVWSAVTLLVLGGIGYSAYLGYGWTQDQYYVGIDDGRVAVYRGIPQSLGPLDLSEVVETSHAAVADLPGYVQDRLAETIRASDLENARARVAQLETEADGSS; this is translated from the coding sequence GTGACGATCGCCCTGCGGTACGCCGCGCGCTCCGACGTCGGTCTGGTCCGGTCCAACAACCAGGACTCCGCCTACGCGGGGCCGCACCTGCTCGCCGTCGCCGACGGCATGGGTGGCCACGCGGGCGGCGACGTCGCCTCCTCGGTCGCGGTCGCGCACCTCGCCCCGCTCGACGACGAGGCGCACGGACCGGACGATGCGCTGGCCGAGCTGGGCAACGCGCTGTCCGCCGCCCACGACGAGCTGCTCGCCCGCGCCGAGGAGGACCCCGAGCTCGCCGGTCTGGGCACCACGGTCACGGCGCTGCTCCGCTCGGGCAACAAGCTCGCGATGGCGCACATCGGCGACTCACGCGCCTACCTGCTGCGCGACGGTGAGCTCGCCCAGGTGACCACCGACCACTCGTTCGTCCAGCACCTGGTCAACACCGGGAAGATCACCGCCGAGGAGGCCGAGCACCACCCGCAGCGCTCGGTCCTGCTGCGCGTGCTCGGCGACTTCGACATGGAGATCGTCCCCGACATGTCCGTCCGCGAGGCGCGCGCGGGTGACCGCTGGCTGCTGTGCTCGGACGGCCTGTCCGGGGTCGTCAGCGCCGACACCATGGCCGAGACGCTGCGCGACGTGGCCGACATCGACGCGTGCGCCGACCAGCTCGTCCAGCTCGCGCTGCGCGGTGGCGCACCGGACAACGTGACGGTCGTGCTCGGCGACGTCGTCGAGGTCGACGCGCTGCCCGACGGCGCCGCACCGAGCACGACGTCGCACGTCGTCGGCGCGGCCGCCCTCGACCGGCACCGGCCGACCGTCGGTGGCCAGGGTGCGGCGGCCCGGGCGGCGGCGCACTCCGCCAGGGCCCGTGCCGACCGCGACGCCGAGGCGGACGCCGCCGGCAAGCCGGAGAACCGGACGCCGACCCCCCGGACCGACGAGGAGGAGCCCGAGCCCTCCCGGACCCTGCGGCGCGTCGTCTGGTCGGCGGTCACCCTCCTGGTGCTCGGCGGCATCGGCTACAGCGCGTACCTGGGCTACGGCTGGACCCAGGACCAGTACTACGTCGGGATCGACGACGGGCGGGTCGCGGTCTACCGCGGCATCCCGCAGTCGCTCGGGCCGCTCGACCTGTCCGAGGTCGTCGAGACCAGCCATGCGGCGGTCGCGGACCTGCCGGGGTACGTGCAGGACCGGCTGGCCGAGACGATCCGGGCCAGCGACCTCGAGAACGCCCGCGCCCGCGTGGCGCAGCTCGAGACCGAGGCGGACGGATCGTCGTGA
- a CDS encoding serine/threonine-protein kinase, giving the protein MKPIADIALGGRYRLVSRIAVGGMGEVWVAHDESLARDVAVKVLREEFAGDAGFLERFRAEARNSAQLSHPNIAQLYDYGEQDGSGFLVMELVLGEPMSDLLDRQPVLPTRRLLPILAQTARALHAAHVAGVIHRDVKPGNILLARSGRVKITDFGIATASNQIPMTATGMVMGTAQYLSPEQAIGRAATPASDIYSLGIVAYESLVGNRPFTGPTAVDIAVAHVNTPVPPMPTDVEPELAALVMRMLDKDPEERPRSAASLARTLDGMLDRTPPGGTPLAYGRHARAVDVLDGMASAAAAGGSAPSGTSGQGASGNPERPALGSLEDEPTDARPPTPGVGTRATVVPGRSIEESAGRRTAAVPPVFAPPAPPPVTVADADAPTGAPGLFLGRTSTTTGRRWGQVSRPLVVLVLMLLFALLGALFADTLWGPSRATGPDRTGDPYEIVMVASAVPGDSGEKIGPMPDQDSGRTTNRGPTTAMQTTTARDQ; this is encoded by the coding sequence ATGAAGCCGATCGCCGACATCGCCCTCGGTGGGCGCTACCGACTCGTCTCGCGGATCGCCGTCGGCGGGATGGGCGAGGTGTGGGTCGCGCACGACGAGTCCCTCGCCCGGGACGTGGCGGTCAAGGTCCTGCGCGAGGAGTTCGCGGGCGACGCCGGGTTCCTCGAGCGCTTCCGGGCGGAGGCCCGCAACAGCGCCCAGCTCTCGCACCCGAACATCGCCCAGCTCTACGACTACGGCGAGCAGGACGGCTCGGGGTTCCTCGTCATGGAGCTCGTCCTCGGCGAGCCGATGTCCGACCTGCTGGACCGCCAGCCCGTCCTGCCCACCCGACGGCTGCTGCCGATCCTCGCCCAGACCGCGCGGGCCCTGCACGCCGCGCACGTGGCCGGGGTCATCCACCGGGACGTCAAGCCCGGCAACATCCTGCTGGCCCGCTCCGGCCGGGTGAAGATCACCGACTTCGGCATCGCGACAGCCAGCAACCAGATCCCGATGACCGCGACCGGGATGGTCATGGGCACCGCCCAGTACCTCTCGCCCGAGCAGGCGATCGGCCGGGCCGCGACCCCTGCGTCCGACATCTACTCGCTCGGCATCGTCGCCTACGAGTCCCTGGTCGGGAACCGACCGTTCACCGGTCCCACCGCCGTCGACATCGCCGTCGCGCACGTGAACACACCGGTCCCGCCGATGCCGACCGACGTGGAGCCCGAGCTCGCGGCGCTGGTCATGCGGATGCTCGACAAGGACCCCGAGGAGCGTCCGCGGTCGGCTGCGTCGCTCGCCCGGACCCTCGACGGGATGCTCGACCGCACGCCTCCCGGTGGGACCCCGCTGGCGTACGGCCGGCACGCCCGGGCGGTCGACGTGCTCGACGGCATGGCGTCGGCTGCGGCCGCCGGGGGCAGCGCCCCGTCGGGGACGTCGGGCCAGGGTGCCTCGGGCAACCCCGAGCGCCCGGCGCTCGGCAGCCTCGAGGACGAACCCACCGACGCGCGGCCGCCGACGCCCGGGGTGGGTACCCGGGCGACAGTCGTGCCGGGACGTTCGATCGAGGAGTCCGCCGGACGCCGCACCGCGGCCGTGCCACCGGTCTTCGCGCCACCGGCACCGCCGCCGGTCACCGTCGCCGACGCCGATGCCCCGACCGGTGCTCCGGGCCTGTTCCTCGGTCGGACCTCGACGACGACCGGCCGACGGTGGGGCCAGGTGTCCCGACCTCTGGTCGTGCTCGTGCTCATGCTGCTCTTTGCGCTGCTCGGCGCCCTGTTCGCCGATACGCTCTGGGGGCCGTCCCGCGCGACGGGGCCGGACCGGACCGGCGACCCGTACGAGATCGTGATGGTCGCCTCTGCCGTGCCAGGCGACAGTGGTGAGAAGATCGGGCCGATGCCCGACCAGGACAGCGGCCGGACCACGAACCGTGGCCCGACGACGGCTATGCAGACGACGACAGCGAGGGACCAGTAG
- a CDS encoding carbohydrate ABC transporter permease — protein sequence MTAPTSLKTPRGGAGLEGGRRTVTDEGKAARRRSVSASTLMTILFLAIIVLVLIPLWAIFVGTFQDGNMIIRNGLNLGIDFSQAGLQNYVMLFTDSGSYFRWFLNSTLVTLVQVVLTLAISSFVAYGFAMYEFRFKNTLFISVILLMSVPFEMLMLPLYIQINDMHLQDTYVAVIVPFLAHAVTIMFFRQYLRGIPKEIVEAGRIDGVTEYGIFFRLILPIAKPAFAAMAILNAMGSWNNFLWPLLALRSPENYTLPIGLNTLMTPYGNNYELLIVGSFFSMLPIFALFLAFQRFFIEGMTAGAVKG from the coding sequence ATGACAGCGCCGACGTCCCTCAAGACCCCTCGGGGCGGGGCCGGCCTCGAGGGCGGCCGGCGCACGGTCACCGACGAGGGCAAGGCGGCGCGGCGCCGTTCGGTCAGCGCCTCGACGCTGATGACCATCCTGTTCCTGGCGATCATCGTCCTGGTCCTCATCCCGCTCTGGGCGATCTTCGTGGGGACGTTCCAGGACGGCAACATGATCATCCGGAACGGCCTCAACCTCGGGATCGACTTCTCCCAGGCCGGCCTGCAGAACTACGTGATGCTGTTCACCGACTCGGGCAGCTACTTCCGCTGGTTCCTCAACAGCACGCTCGTCACGCTCGTCCAGGTGGTCCTGACCCTGGCCATCAGCTCGTTCGTCGCCTACGGGTTCGCGATGTACGAGTTCCGGTTCAAGAACACGCTGTTCATCAGCGTGATCCTGCTGATGTCCGTGCCGTTCGAGATGCTCATGCTCCCGCTGTACATCCAGATCAACGACATGCACCTGCAGGACACCTACGTCGCGGTGATCGTGCCGTTCCTGGCGCACGCCGTGACGATCATGTTCTTCCGGCAGTACCTGCGGGGCATCCCCAAGGAGATCGTCGAGGCGGGGCGCATCGACGGCGTCACGGAGTACGGGATCTTCTTCCGGCTCATCCTGCCGATCGCCAAGCCGGCCTTCGCGGCGATGGCGATCCTCAACGCCATGGGCAGCTGGAACAACTTCCTGTGGCCGCTGCTCGCCCTGCGCAGCCCCGAGAACTACACCCTGCCGATCGGCCTCAACACGCTCATGACGCCGTACGGCAACAACTACGAGCTCTTGATCGTCGGGTCCTTCTTCTCGA
- a CDS encoding FHA domain-containing protein — translation MSELTITLLRLGYLVLLWVFVLAAIGVLRRDLYGTKIVNRRMRRTSSGSGTATPAGTQPAPPSAAVGRSAPFPRREVGARRLVVTAGPLRGTTLPLASSAILIGRAPSCTLVLDDDYSSQRHARVFPQDGGWFVEDLGSTNGTFVGREKIAQPTAVSVGVPIRVGQSTLELQR, via the coding sequence ATGAGTGAGCTCACGATCACCCTGCTGCGGCTGGGCTACCTGGTCCTGCTCTGGGTCTTCGTGCTCGCAGCCATCGGCGTCCTGCGCCGGGACCTGTACGGCACCAAGATCGTCAACCGCCGGATGCGTCGCACGTCGTCCGGATCGGGGACGGCCACGCCGGCCGGTACGCAGCCCGCACCGCCGTCCGCCGCCGTCGGCCGTTCGGCGCCCTTCCCGCGGCGCGAGGTCGGAGCGCGCCGGCTCGTCGTGACCGCCGGCCCGCTGCGCGGCACGACCCTCCCGCTCGCGTCCTCGGCGATCCTGATCGGCCGTGCACCGTCCTGCACCCTCGTGCTCGACGACGACTACTCGTCGCAGCGGCACGCCCGGGTCTTCCCGCAGGACGGCGGGTGGTTCGTCGAGGACCTCGGCTCGACCAACGGCACCTTCGTCGGCCGCGAGAAGATCGCGCAGCCGACAGCAGTCAGCGTCGGCGTCCCGATCCGGGTCGGCCAGTCCACCCTCGAGCTGCAGAGGTAG
- a CDS encoding DUF3662 and FHA domain-containing protein yields the protein MGVLDKFEKGVERVVSTAFAKAFRSEVKPVELASALRREVDDRAAVVGRDRTVVPNEFTIELSSADHQQVESWGAEPLADELAANVTDHATHQRYAFVGPVTVSFVQNDELETGRFQVRSATVRGAVAPATSVAASPRHPLVDIDGQRYLLTGPVTVIGRGSEADIIVDDPGISRRHLEIRVTPDGVVASDLGSTNGTYVEGHQVPAATLVDGNTITIGRTRIMFWTGTDAGSEDEDR from the coding sequence ATGGGAGTTCTCGACAAGTTCGAGAAGGGCGTCGAACGCGTCGTCAGCACAGCCTTCGCCAAGGCCTTCCGCAGCGAGGTCAAGCCGGTCGAGCTCGCGAGCGCGCTGCGCCGTGAGGTCGACGACCGTGCCGCCGTCGTCGGGCGTGACCGGACCGTCGTGCCGAACGAGTTCACCATCGAGCTCTCGTCCGCCGATCACCAGCAGGTGGAGTCCTGGGGGGCCGAGCCGCTGGCCGACGAGCTCGCGGCCAACGTGACGGATCACGCGACCCACCAGCGCTACGCCTTCGTCGGGCCGGTGACCGTCAGCTTCGTGCAGAACGACGAGCTGGAGACCGGCCGGTTCCAGGTGCGCAGCGCGACGGTGCGCGGGGCCGTCGCCCCGGCGACGAGCGTCGCGGCGAGCCCGCGGCACCCCCTGGTGGACATCGACGGTCAGCGCTACCTGCTCACCGGACCGGTCACCGTCATCGGACGCGGCAGCGAGGCCGACATCATCGTCGACGACCCGGGCATCTCGCGGCGCCACCTCGAGATCCGCGTCACGCCGGACGGCGTGGTCGCGAGCGACCTCGGCTCGACGAACGGCACCTACGTCGAGGGCCACCAGGTCCCCGCCGCGACCCTCGTCGACGGCAACACGATCACCATCGGTCGCACCCGGATCATGTTCTGGACCGGCACCGACGCCGGGTCGGAGGACGAGGACAGGTGA
- a CDS encoding FtsW/RodA/SpoVE family cell cycle protein: MATVAPHRVRAGRSLELALLVLALSIGVGAYALVGLATAGTMPADIFGYSAGLVALSVGLHLVLRWRAPFADPVILPVAVALNGVGLAMIYRIDFAYGLRGRESSFAERQMGWTALGVVLAAAVLILLRDHRTLRRYTYTAMIAGLVLIVLPLVPGLGAEINGAQIWIRVAGNSFQPAEIGKIALAVFFAGYLVTTRDTLALAGPKVLGLQLPRPRDLGPILLAWAVSLGVLVFERDLGTSLLFFGLFVGMLYLATERLSWVVIGMTLFVGGAALAAKAFSHVGARFEAWLHALDDNVFNASPGGSGQLVRGLYGMASGGLFGTGWGQGRPDLVPFAESDFIVASLGEELGLTGLLAVLVCYLVLAQRGLRTAIGVRDGFGKLFAGGMSFVVAFQCFVVVGGVTRIIPLTGLTMPFLAYGGSSLLANWVIVALLLRISDSARRPAGATGTIGIVELPGSGDSGAARPVGGAGAERGTAPVAAGSDDQATELIDVGDLDR; encoded by the coding sequence ATGGCGACCGTCGCTCCGCACCGGGTCCGTGCCGGCAGGTCCCTCGAGCTGGCCCTGCTCGTGCTCGCCCTGAGCATCGGTGTGGGTGCCTACGCCCTCGTCGGTCTCGCCACCGCCGGGACGATGCCGGCCGACATCTTCGGCTACAGCGCCGGCCTGGTCGCGCTGTCCGTCGGGCTGCACCTGGTGCTGCGCTGGCGGGCGCCCTTCGCGGACCCGGTGATCCTGCCGGTCGCCGTGGCACTGAACGGCGTCGGGCTGGCGATGATCTACCGGATCGACTTCGCGTACGGCCTGCGCGGCCGCGAGTCGAGCTTCGCCGAGCGGCAGATGGGCTGGACCGCCCTCGGGGTGGTGCTCGCCGCAGCCGTGCTCATCCTGCTGCGCGACCACCGGACCCTGCGGCGCTACACCTACACCGCGATGATCGCCGGCCTCGTCCTGATCGTCCTTCCTCTGGTGCCCGGGCTGGGCGCGGAGATCAACGGGGCACAGATCTGGATCCGGGTCGCCGGCAACTCCTTCCAGCCCGCCGAGATCGGCAAGATCGCGCTCGCCGTGTTCTTCGCCGGGTATCTGGTCACCACGCGCGACACGCTCGCCCTGGCTGGCCCGAAGGTGCTCGGCCTGCAGCTGCCGAGACCGCGCGACCTCGGTCCGATCCTGCTCGCCTGGGCCGTCTCGCTCGGCGTGCTGGTCTTCGAGCGCGACCTCGGCACCTCGCTGCTCTTCTTCGGGCTGTTCGTCGGGATGCTGTACCTGGCCACCGAGCGGCTCAGCTGGGTCGTCATCGGCATGACGCTCTTCGTCGGCGGAGCCGCGCTCGCCGCCAAGGCGTTCAGCCACGTCGGCGCACGCTTCGAGGCCTGGCTGCACGCCCTGGACGACAACGTGTTCAACGCGTCGCCGGGCGGCTCCGGCCAGCTCGTCCGCGGTCTGTACGGGATGGCGAGCGGCGGGCTGTTCGGCACCGGCTGGGGCCAGGGCCGACCGGACCTGGTGCCGTTCGCGGAGTCCGACTTCATCGTCGCCTCCCTCGGCGAGGAGCTCGGTCTGACCGGCCTGCTCGCCGTGCTCGTGTGCTACCTGGTGCTCGCCCAGCGCGGCCTGCGCACCGCCATCGGCGTCCGCGACGGCTTCGGCAAGCTGTTCGCCGGCGGGATGTCCTTCGTCGTGGCGTTCCAGTGCTTCGTCGTGGTCGGCGGGGTGACCCGGATCATCCCGCTGACCGGTCTGACCATGCCGTTCCTCGCCTACGGGGGGTCGTCGCTGCTGGCCAACTGGGTCATCGTCGCGCTGCTCCTGCGGATCTCCGACAGCGCCCGTCGACCCGCGGGTGCGACCGGCACGATCGGCATCGTCGAGCTGCCCGGCTCCGGCGACTCGGGCGCGGCGCGTCCGGTCGGGGGCGCCGGCGCCGAACGCGGCACGGCTCCGGTCGCGGCAGGCTCCGACGACCAGGCGACCGAGCTGATCGACGTCGGTGACCTCGACCGATGA
- a CDS encoding carbohydrate ABC transporter permease — MKKFLYSPKVAPYVFVLPFVLTLAIFWVSPLIKSGIMSGQHILPGQVESVGLRNFERLLGDRLFFLALGNSLKYMIFTLLILIPIPLLLAVLINSKLGSERFKGIFKSLLFIPALTSVVVAGIIFRLIFSESDSALMNQLIGIFGAEPIKWLKESSTGFLALLTIASWRWTGVNILYFMAGLQAIPTDYYEAASIDGASSWQKFWHITLPQIRPTSVFVLTISVYAGLAMFMESFMLWGGNNSPQNIGLTIVGYLYRQGIEKNDLGYASAVGVVLLVLVLAINIPQLIATGTFKKEER, encoded by the coding sequence ATGAAGAAGTTCCTGTACTCGCCCAAGGTGGCTCCCTACGTCTTTGTGCTCCCCTTCGTGCTCACCCTGGCGATCTTCTGGGTGAGTCCGCTCATCAAGTCGGGGATCATGAGCGGCCAGCACATCCTGCCGGGGCAGGTGGAGAGTGTCGGGCTGCGGAACTTCGAGCGGCTCCTCGGTGACCGCCTGTTCTTCCTCGCGCTGGGCAACAGCCTGAAATACATGATCTTCACGCTGCTCATCCTCATCCCCATCCCGCTCCTGCTGGCGGTGCTGATCAACTCGAAGCTCGGCAGCGAGCGGTTCAAGGGCATCTTCAAGTCGCTGCTGTTCATCCCGGCGCTGACGTCCGTCGTCGTCGCGGGCATCATCTTCCGGCTGATCTTCAGTGAGTCCGACTCGGCGCTGATGAACCAGCTGATCGGGATCTTCGGCGCCGAGCCGATCAAGTGGCTGAAGGAGTCCAGCACCGGCTTCCTGGCGCTGCTGACGATCGCGAGCTGGCGATGGACGGGCGTCAACATCCTGTACTTCATGGCCGGCCTCCAGGCGATACCCACCGACTACTACGAGGCGGCCTCGATCGACGGGGCGTCGTCCTGGCAGAAGTTCTGGCACATCACGCTCCCGCAGATCAGGCCGACCTCCGTGTTCGTCCTCACCATCAGCGTCTACGCCGGCCTGGCGATGTTCATGGAGAGCTTCATGCTCTGGGGCGGCAACAACTCCCCGCAGAACATCGGCCTGACGATCGTCGGCTACCTGTACCGGCAGGGCATCGAGAAGAACGACCTCGGCTACGCGTCGGCGGTCGGTGTGGTGCTGCTCGTCCTCGTGCTGGCCATCAACATCCCGCAGCTCATCGCCACCGGCACGTTCAAGAAGGAGGAGCGATGA